The Larimichthys crocea isolate SSNF chromosome XXI, L_crocea_2.0, whole genome shotgun sequence genomic sequence ttgttgaatGAGGAACTCAATAGTTAAATTTCAGAACTGGATTTAATATGTGCCACCAAACAAACAGCCTCTTTAAGTAATATGAAAAAGTCTCCGGCTCACAGGAAGCCCAGATGTGCCAGATTCCGGTAGTAACATTGTTGTGGTAGTTTGGTTTTGTAGAATCAGTTCAGCAGATTGTTTTGCACTTCCTAGACCTTGATTGTTGTGTTGGATTCTTAGTAATGAAGTCATATGAATACACAAAATTTCCTGACCTCATTGGCACTTTTATATAAGAAATTATTTTgtatctaatatatataataattatatcgTATTGCTAGGCAACTGCTTGATTTCCATGTTTACTTCCTGTCAGATGATGCCATTCAAGTACTCTGCAACAGGAAATAAACTGGGACATATTTTGAAGGTTTACTTACTAACTGTGAAATAGTCTGGCCACAGATTTATGTAAGACTAAAAGACATGTTGTTAATGCAATTTAATTTatagaaaaacacatcagcactTTTTATATAGAAATAATCTTTACACACGGCCTGTTGATTTTTCACCTCACCTGTTCTTAACACTTGTTGCAACTCTTGTCATTACAATTTCATGTATAAACATGATATCATCAACATATTTGTCATTCTTTTCACAGCTGATGTTTGAGCAAAAGGCTGTGGTCATCCAGAAATGGGTGAGGGGCTGGCTGTGTAGACAGTATTTCAGAAACACCGTGGCCGCCATCGtcctgctgcagagctgtgtaCGACGCATGAGGGCCAAGAAGGAACTGAAGAAGCTGAAAGTGGAGGCACGCTCTGTGGAGCACTTCAAGAAGCTCAACGTTGGCATGGAGAACAAGATTTTGCAGTTGCAGCATAAGATAAACGAGCAGGTGAGTAATGAATATCCTCTAGATATATACAACAGAGTATAGATATCTAATTTTATCAgatatctttattttatctatGTTAGACAGTTGTTTACTCTTCAATCTACTGTTGACTGCTGAGGAGAAACATTGGGTCATTGGGAGTTGTCATGTCACatgcacagcatgtgtgtgtctcttcccccacagcaaaaagaaaacagggagCTCAGTGAGAGGCTTAATGCTGTGGAGAAGACTCAGGctttggagagagagaaacagagcagagagatcAAAAACCTACAAAGATCAGAACAGGAGACCAGAGCCAAAGCAGAAACACTTCCTTCACTGCTGGAGCAGCTCTCCTTCCTTCAGCACGAGCTGGATAACACCCGCAGGGAGAAAGGAGACCTGGAAGAGCAAACAAAGGTCTACAAGGAGCAGACACAACAGGTAGGCCTACTGTACCACACTCCatttaaaacttaaatgttTCTATCTACCTAGCAACTTCACTTGAATTTTCTACATAGCACTCTTTCTTGTATTATGTAATAGATGAAATTAAAGAGGAATTTCCCTGGAGAGATGGTATCTATGCATGCAGtggaaatattattattgtaattgtTGCCACATGATTgtataaaactgagaaaaaggGCCGTGGTATTCCCTTTGACTCAAAAGATATATACATCTGACAACTACCACAATTCACTGTGCCACAATGGACTAATAAATGGCGGGAGATGTACTGTGAGTTGAACAGTGCCTGGTTTGGGTTGTTGTCTTCAGGCAAAACAAGAATGGCGGCaggctaaaatacatttttgaaaacatttgaggcaCTGCATAATGCCTGCAtcgtttgacagtttgatctgagttttgTGAGGCCCCTCACCCTCACTATAGCAAAGGTGGGATGGTCCACGGAGTTGACACAGGCATGTAAAATGTGGAATTAAAATCTGTAGTTTGAACAACAGTTCTCAGAGTTGTTTCATGCCATCCTGTGAACTTCTGTTGTGAAATGGGCAAGGATCTGGGCAGGCTTACTTGTTCTTAATACTTGTTCATTCATACTGACTTTGTAATGACACAAAGCTGGTTGAAAATCAGTTAAAGTTTTCCTTTAATGAGTATTAGTATTGGTCCAGATAAATCTTCAATGACATTGagttaaaatcattttgtacCTCACACCGAGTTTGTTCATTTTCCTCTCCGTGTCTTCGTCAGAAATTAGTTCCAGTTTATGAACTCAGTTGGTTGTTTTGCTTCACTTGTTGTTTTCTTACGTCAATAGAAGAAGATCACATGattttgtttcctctcacaATCAGGTGGTTGAAGAGCTTAATATGAAGAACAGCTTGTTGAACAGCGAGAAAGATGAACTGAACAAATTAATCCTGGAACAAACCCAACAGATAACAGGTACCGAGCACCTCGAGCCTCCGCTGTTCTTGGGTAATGGCTTTTTTTTAGAATGAGTAAAtagaacaaaactgtttttgtttcagatgtTAAAACCAACATCGAGAATACAAAACAGATGGAAAAGGACTTAACTGAAGAACGCGCTCGCTACCAGAGTCTGCTGAGTGAACACCTGCATCTGGAGGAACGGCATAGAGACCTGAAGGAAGAGATGAGTCTCAACATTGTGAGGAATACTTAATTTGGTATCACGGTGTTGACATAGCTgtcatttgatatattttgatCTATGGATTTTAACAACATGGCAGTTTTAAGCTAGTGTCACAAAGCAGAATCACTTATATAGAGACCAtttatgtgtgtcagtgttttagATCTGGCTACTTGTTCTTtctgtaatatgtttttttttcctcactcctAACCAGAACAAATCTAGTCACAAGAGGACAGACTCCAACTACAGCAGTAATTCATCTGAGTTTAGTCAGAGTTTAGGCTCTACCGAGGGAGAAGACAGCCCCGTACAAACAGAGGTAATGTACAAAGTTACATAATATAACGGTGTATCACTTTTACTATAAAGATGGACGATGCATGTCCATTCTCCCACTGTACGAAGCTAAAATATATCCGCCCAAATACACACTGACCAAACCGTGAACAGGGTTCTGCTGTCAATCATGATGTGAACTCCTGTTTTCATAGcattaagtaattaattaaaatcagaATTTAGAAAAATGAACACTTGAACATACACTGTTTAtataaactaaaaactaaactgaCAGAAACCATCCATGCCAAGCAaccatactgtacatgtacaggCTTTATGACCAATACTGCAGCCAGCCACCAGAGGGCGATCAGGATGCTTTAACTTCACTTTTGGGGAGCTGTAATGTCAtccatctttatatacagtcaaTGTTGTGTTATCACAATGGCCTCAAAGTGATACTCTGTCCaaaaatatttgtataataTTCTCTCTCCCCCGTGTGCTTTCTCAATGTTGACAAAGAATAGCAGCTTTGTGGAGTGAACACACTCTGTTAAGTTAAATCCAAACTTAGGCACCTTTACTGACATATCATTACAACATAGACATATTTACTTATAAATGGATTACATTTACCTAATTTGTGAATTCACATTATTTCTTTCATAGTTGGGTTTCTACTGAAAAGGATGTATTGTAACCtacaggaaacattttattaGTTAAATAGAAaagtggctgctttgatttaCAGAAGACCTGCAGAGAACTGCAAATAATTCCTTTGTTAATGGCTGTTGGAAGATatttttctgctgtctgtgttttttaatcctATTAGTGCAGCATTCTAGCTAGTTTGTgatgcttgcttgcttgcttgctttgtTAGGATGAAACCCAGTCGACGGTGGACCTGCCAGTCCTTCTGAAGCTCCAGAGAAGAGTAAAGGAACTGGAGCAGGACAAACAGGCACTATGGCAGCAGCTGGATAAGAAAGAAGAAGCACAACAAGAAAAGGCAAAAGTATGCACTGAGTCCAGTggaaaaattacaaaacataCAGATGAGTTTTGTATCAATACgctatttgttatttttggttAATATCTGCATtatgtgtgaatatttttttttaaagaaggtggaggatcaGAGAACTGTTGGCAGAGCAGAACTGGACTTGGAAACACTGAAGGTATTTCTTAAAAGTGTTTTCTATTGTAACTCATTTTTGTAGTGAAATACTGAACCACAAATAGAGACAGAAATTAGTTTGTAGTTGTCTGATTTGTTCATGTCTCTCTAAATGTCTTAATGTAGCGACAAGAACTAGAGTCTGAGAACAAGAAGCTGAAGCAGGATCTAAATGAGCTGCGGAAGTCTTTGACCAGTGAGGACAGTGCATCGATGCCCCCTGCCCCCGGCTCTCTGCCCTACAACATACTGCTGGAGCAGCTCAGTTCTTCCAATGAGGAGCTGGACATGCGGAAAGAGGAGGTGCTGCTCCTCCGTTCACATATGGTTCGCCAAGAGGCTTTGAAACAtaaggtgaaaaaaaatattgtttattcagtattttgtatttaaacagaAGACATCTGTCATTACATATGTGTAATTTAACCAATATGAACTGCCCTCTAGGACTCTGCACTTGGGGAAGGGGTGAATTTGGATCTTGAAATCCCCTCATTTCAAGACTTTAACAGGTAAGACCGCATGGCACGCACAGGTTTAAATCCATCATGTGGTTCAGTTAAGagttatttaatttctctgatGCTGGCCCTCAGATCCACTGACATCCACACACTAAATGAAGATGGAGAGCTGTGGCTCGCTTATGAAGGCTTAAAAGAGACAAATAGGTAATGGAATAATATTCTGTAGTTGGTTGGTTGCCTTGAAAAACATTCATAGCATTATGAATCGAATACTATCCCTCCACCCTACAGAGTTCTGGAGCACCAGatgcaggagcaggagcagttTCACAATGAGAGGTACGGGAAGCTGCTCGAGGAGGTGAACAaattgaagaaagaaaaggagcaaCAGCAGAACCTGCTGACCCAGAGCCTCCTTCTGTCTGAGGAAGCCCGCATTGATGCAAGCCTGAAGCATGAGATCGCACGGCTGGCCAACGAGAACTTGGTGGGTCTGCCATATCTGTCACTTTACCTTCTATTAATTAATAtgactgtaattatttttacaATGCAGagctttttcaaaataaacagatttctcTGTATAACACTGGATCTATATCTTTTGAAAGGGCTCTCTTATAGTTTCCAGATTAAATGTACTGTTCTGTGAGGACACATTGTGATGTTGCATCTACAAAGAATagcatacacacaaatatacaataatatacaaACTGAAAGGAGTAACTCAAGTGTTTTTATGAAGTAAAACAAGAGCTTCTtccatgaagaaaaaaaaaattctcaccATGTCTTCTCCATGTATTGAGGGTTGTTTTGCATTCACACTAATCTAATTATATTTGACATCATTTTAGGAACTCATGGAGCAGCAagagaaacaagacaaaatcaTGCGCAAGTTGAGAAAACAACTTAAGTTTTACATGAAAAAAGTTGAAGACATTGAAGGTACCATATGACAATTCACTGTGTTCAAAGGATATATTTTCTATATGACATCAgcacataattaattaatctgtcTTTGTCGTTTTTAGCGAGCGCTCAGCAAAGGCATAACGCCTCTGTGACGAACGCACCTGTCAGAGCGGTGAACATCACCCGCAAGGAAAAAGAGTACCAGGGCATGTTGGAGTACAGGGAAGGGGACGTGAGCCACTTGCTTAAGAACGTGGTTATAGGTACGTCAAGCCTGTTCTACTCAAGCAAATCATTTTATCAAGTGTTGGAATACAGGACACAGTATTTGAGGATTTAATTTTGAAATGTGGTAATCTTCTCAGATTTGAAGCCTCGTGGTGTAGCAGTGAGCTTCATTCCTGGACTTCCGGCTTACATCATCTTCATGTGCCTACGATATGCAGACAATGTCAACGATGATCAGAGAGTCAGCTCTCTGCTCAATTCCACCATCCTCAGCATCAAAGGGGTCATTAAGGTGCAGTATATAACTTTTAtctatggttaaaaaaaaagtgactgcgtttgtttttaatttttacaatgtttctgcagaggagaggaaatgattTTGAAGTGGTGTCTTTCTGGCTGGCCAACACATGCAGATTAATGCACTGTCTGAAGCAGTACAGTGGAGACGAGGTAAGGCTTTGATACCTGAGTGATATTTACTGTTGTACATTCCCCTTATTTAACCCTGGATGTCTGTCTTTATACTATAGGTCGTCATGACGCACAACACTGCCAAGCAGAACGAGCACTGTCTGACCAACTTTGAACTGTCAGAGTATCAGCAGGTTTTTGGTGATCTAAACATCCAAATTTATCGTCAGCTCATCAAATCCATGGAGGACATCCTGCAGCCTCTGATTGGTGAGGATATATCATCTCactataataataagaagactAACCgtgacagaaacacatgaaatgtatttttccttaATTTGTGTCTTATAGTGGCAAGCATGCTGGAGCACGAAACAATCCAGGGCGTGTTGGGGTCCAAACCAACAGGCTTGAGGAAGAGAAGCACCAGTTTCCCAGAGGAGGGAGCTATTACAGTGGAAGTCCTGCTGCAACGTCTTAGCCACTTCTACACCACCATGAGTCAGCATGGGATGGACCCAGACCTGATGAAACAGGTTGTCAAGCAGCTGTTTTACATCATCTGTGCGGTAACACTCAACCACCTGCTGCTACGGAAGGACATGTGTTCCTGGAGCAAAGGCTTGCAGATCAGGTACAGCACAGCAAACAGTTGTTATTATACTTTATGAACTCAAATTAGAGGGACAGAAGAGTGCAGACTGAGGTGTGTTGGTTCCTGTATacataaagaaaatgttctactgatagaaaaagaaaaagataatattttaaagaaacCTCAGGTAATATTTTACATGGTTAGGCTAGATAACAACATTAGGCATGGggatattttttgtgttttcttaaaaGCTACATTAAGCACAGAAAAAGTATTAACATGTCTAAAATTAAATCTAcacattttaaacctttttCCTCAAGACCTCCATTCTGGATATATTGATGTCTGTAAATACTGGCGGGGTTCAaataagtaaagtaaataaataaattccttCATGTTCTGGATCATTCATGGATGATTCATAAACGGCATCGGTTCTAGGATATGTTTTTGCGTTAATTCACTAGATATGAAGTTATAAGAATTTAAAAGCTAATGTCAGAGAGCAGCTGCCAGGTTGGACCTCGCTATGCATTGCTGTGGGTgagttgtttgtctgttgcctCTGGCTTCAGGTACAATGTTTGGCAGCTGGAGGAGTGGCTGGCAGAGAGGGAGCTGGCAGACTGCGGTGCCAAGGAGACCCTGGAGCCTCTTGTACAGGCTGCACAGCTCCTACAGATAAAGAAGAAGACTGAGGCAGACGCCCAAGCTATTTGCAACATGTGCACCGCACTCACCACGGCACAGGTTCATTATCAGTAAATGTTCAGACTTCTTAATCTGCAGACAAATGTGATGCCTGAGCTTTGTTCATTGTTTGTCCATCTTGACAGattttaaaggtgttgaccTTGTACACCCCAGTGATTGAATTTGAAGAGAGAGTGTCAACAGATTTCATCACAACTATTAAAGTGAGTGGGCAAGAATGCTCTTTTATCCTCAGCCTTGTGCTTATCAACCCTTTCTAACCGtatctgctttttatttaatttagaaCATTTTGAAAGACAAAGGGGAGTCATCCGCTTTGATGATGGATGCCAAGAAGATCTTTTCCATCACCCTCCTCTTCAcaccctcctctgtggctctggagaCCATCCAGATCCCTGCTAGCCTCAATCTGGGATTCCTCACACGCATCTAGAGCAGTGACCTCCGATGCTCTTTTAATTCTGTTTACCAGAGTAAAAACACCAGACTGTTTCCAGAAAGTTTGTACTGGTTGTCACTGATTATTGCAGAATAGGTTGTTTAAATGTATCATCACCAAAGAGTATTAACTGTATGAATACTGAAtctgcaaacatttttaaaggtcATCTCTTGCCACACATACAAGTTAGGAAATTTGACTTTTCACATCATAACATCTACAAGTGGAAGGTTTATGATAAGTGGGATAGATACACAACACGTTGTCTTAAGTGGATTGTTCATGAgcaatgttaaaatattaatgtgcATCTGATTTGTCTTGAGATGAAATTCAAGAGCACTGTTTTATATCTGTGGCGTTTTATTTCTCTATCTACTAGTATCAGGCGATGGTATTTATGTCAGGACGAGGTGAAGGagcagaaaatcattttatgtatttaaagtcTGAATGTTGTCGGTCATATTAAAGGCTGGCTTTTCAGTAAAAAACGGCTTGGAAGTGCTTAAAATACTGCCTCAAGGTTCATGGTAATCGAAAACATTGTGTGTACACCTCACATGGAGCCGTTAAGGAAGACAATGGCAGCATGAACAAAGGAGTTTTTTTGGGAAGGGTCTATAAGTTTTGCATCTTGGCAGACTGGATATGTGGCCTGACGCCCTAAAGGTCATTCAGAGTGTTGTGGGCCTCATGACGTGTCGTGGATTTTGTATCGTAAAGTGTGATCTTTGAATCACATGGGAGTGCCCAAGAAAATATAGAAAGTTTTAGTTATGTTTAATATTGTCTATTATTCTCAATGGCAAGCTTACTGTTGTAATACAAGGGTACATATAGAGGTGTAAAACTCATTGACATTAGATATCTTTAATGggacaaatataataaaagggGTATGCAGTCTAAtccttctttatttatatatatattttaaatatatatatttctgttataTCTATTATTTCCTTATTTATTCATCTCTATTCACTCTTGCCCTTGCCCTTCACTCTAGGTGACTTTATGCTTTGCTGTTTGCATGTTATCTTCTGTTTCCCATCTCTCCCCCGATCATCATCAAATGTTCAACATATGAAAATGTCTGAAACACTTGATTAATCTGTCGGTTTAATCTTTTCGCTGTGCACACCAggaatgtgtttatgtgtttcctTGTAGAAGTCTTTAAAGCTCTTGCATTCCCTCTGACTTCACCGGTGGAGTTTTGTTTGGATAAGTTGGTATAAGGTGGTGAAATATTTACTTCTCTTTAAAAACCTAATTTTTGTGGTGAATCAGTGGCTGACCTGAGTTCACATATGGTAAGCTGACTGCAGTCTGTATCCGGTTTCTTTTGTTGTCACAATCCTTGATCAAACGAGCACACCCACTCCGTCAAGCCGCTGTCACAAGACGGGAGGGCGGAGTCACGCAGTCAAAAGTCCGCAGCAGGTGAGCGACAAGTCCACCAGGAAGACACGAGACTTACCTGGAAGGTGAGTGACGGggctttcagaataaaagcaccgTGTTTGTCACTCACTGGTTTCCAATCCATTTAGCTCAAAGATTAAACACTGACTTCTCAAAAACCACATCAGAAGTTATTGTGAGTTATGAGATCAACCAAAGAGTAGATCAGTCGTAATAATAGTCACATATCTGAATGTAAGAAGTCAGTCTATGAAACACAATATAACactatataaatacacagtatAACATTACCAATACATATAATTGAAACTGAAgctttattaatttaatttaacctgTTGGACAGACACTTAGATGCATATTTAAAGAGGTATGTGCGCagtcaaactgtgtgttaatgtgaatttaaaagCGACTAAACGATTaactatttattttgaaaatcaccACCGGAAAAGCGATGTAACTTTGTCTATCTGTTTTGACTCCGGTGACTCTGCCATAAGTTTTGGAGACGCGGGGAGGAAATTTGTTGGCAACCTGGAAAGTAAACTGTCACAACAGGTGataaacaaaatatacagaGTGAGGACAAGTTAAGACAGCAATGCACAAACATGGCTTTGTTGGAACTATACACACAGGTAAGAGGAAAGAACAATCCCTGTTTTTATTACAATGGAGAAAAAGTTCAAGTTGTTTCACAGAGACATATGGAAACTTTGACACGCTCAGAAAAGTTACAGGGATGCTCAACTTCTCAAATGTAAAGCTTCATGACGTGTTAATATATCATTGCCAGTTTGTAATCTGATTAGATAAGACTATCATGACTTGgtgttgattaaaaataaattaatgtcctcatagtttatATTCATACAGGAAACAACATTACTTTTACAGTGTTATATAAgataagacaagataagatagATTTTAATGATCCCATACTGGTAAATTCatctgtcacagcagctcgtacacacaaggtggataagaaattactcataaataaaaaaaagatgccatGCAGGTGTGTGCCTGTAGTCTATAGAGAGTCAATAACTCATAGTAAACACTGTCTCTATTGCTGTCTTCTCCTATAGTACAACAGAGTGTGGATACCAGATGCAGAATCTGTGTGGAAATCGGCCGAGATTAAGAGAGACTTTCATTTTGGAGACACTACTCTCCAGTTGCTTCTTGAAGATGGCACCGTGAGTAAAACTGTGACTAATAAAACTTTCACGTGTGGATTTATGGTGGTGAGAAGCAGCACCTGACTCTTTTTACATAACCTGTCTCTGTACAGGAGCACGACTACCCTGTTGACCCATCAAAACCTCAACTCCCTCCTCTTCGCAACCCGGACATCTTGGTCGGGGAGAACGACCTCACCGCTCTCAGCTACCTGCATGAACCTGCAGTCCTGCACAATCTCAAAGTGCGATTTGTGGAGTCCAGAATCATCTACACCTACTGCGGTACGGTTGGAACAAATCTTTGGCTGTCAGACTATAGCCAAGCAATGAGGTGCAGGTTGTGATCTTGGCTCATCGTGTGCTGTTTCCTCATTTTCAGGTATCATACTGGTGGCTGTAAATCCATACAAACAGCTTCATATCTATGGAGATGCAATCATTCATGCCTACTCAGGCCAGAACATGGGAGACATGGACCCTCATATATTTGCAGTGGCAGAGGAGGCTTACAAACAGATggccaggtaaaaaaaaagctgtagtGATCACGTAAAGTAGAATTTACACTCTTATAACAGTGCTCATCACCTATTATTCTCAGAAACCACAAGAACCAGTCTATCATCGTCAGTGGTGAATCTGGAGCCGGTAAAACAGTGTCTGCTCGATACGCTATGAGATACTTTGCTGTTGTAAGCAAGTCTGGAAGTAAGACTCGAGTTGAAGACAAAGTCCTGGCATCCAATCCAGTTACAGAGGTATGATATGAGTGGACGAGTGAACTGGCTTGCATTCATTAAGACATCTTATATTATTTTGATAATGATCACATGAGGTGATTTTCTCTCAGGCAATAGGGAATGCAAAGACTACCAGGAATGACAACAGCAGCCGTTTTGGGAAGTACACAGAGATCAGCTTCGACAAGAGGTACCGGATCATCGGAGCAAACATGAGGACCTATCTCTTAGAGAAATCCAGAGTTGTTTTTCAGGTACGAGACTTAAGATATCTTAGATATCTAAGAATCTTATATCCAATCCAACAACAATGACACTCTGATTTCATACAGGCAGACAACGAGCGAAACTATCACATATTCTACCAGCTGTGCTCCTGCGCTCACCTGCCAGAGTTCAAGAATCTAagactgtgtgagtgtttgtgccGATTCACATCTAAGTCTTACAATCATACGCACATTTATTGTGAGATTATTTTAGTTTAAGTCCAcctgattatatattttttttcatctgtagtGAGTGCAGATAAATTCCAGTACACCTGCATGGGCGGAGAGATTACCATTGAAGGTGTAGATGATGAGAAAGACATGGAGGAGACACGACGGACCTTCTCACTGCTGGGTAAAAAAAACGACTTCATCTGTCTGACTTTAACTTTCTTTTAGTGTTTAAACTTTTGTGTCACACATGCAAAGGAGAGACGAGACAGAGTATGGAAGAACAATCTGCTGACGTTcattaaagcaaacaaacagacgaATGATTGGGAATCTTGTTCAAGTATTTCACTGATGAACAACAACTCAACTGAGACCATGAAGGCAAAAGTACAATTAATTTACTGTTTAGCAACTCTTTACActatataaaacaaaagtggGAGAGATAACTGGACATTGAAATCCCCCCAGACAAATGGTCTCTTATAATCCACACCCAGATAGCTACTGCACAAGGTACTACTTCTCACAAAGTTGGACAGACTTTTGTTGGAAGAACTGTGTGAGATTTTTCATaaccccaaaaagaaaaaagtctggaGACATTGTGGACAATTAATGGCAGACCTCATATTTTTTGATCCTGCCCTTCTGGACTCAAGTACAAAGCTACCATCAAAAGGATTCTGGGATTCAGTATTGAATTTacttgtctctctttctacttGGGAAACATATCAAAGAAGATAGATAACAGAAAAAAGGCAATTACTGGATGCTGGCCTCTTAGAGAACCTCCCAATCATAAGCCAATGGATAGATATTATAAATAGCATCTACAGTATGGAACACAACGTTTAGTTAGTACGGaagatggaaaagaaaactgagctaactgggATACATACTTGGCTAATGAGGAGTCTGACAACTGAAATTTTAGGAAATACAagtgtgaatgtaaatgaaagTGTATCATCCTGTGTCTTATCCACATATGTACCACTGCTTCTCCAGGGTTGAAGGAGGACTT encodes the following:
- the LOC113744229 gene encoding unconventional myosin-Va-like gives rise to the protein MAASELYSKYARVWLPDGEEVWRSAELIKDYTPGDSTLTLQLDDGTEVHHKIDPKTNNLPPLRNPDILVGENDLTALSYLHEPAVLHNLKVRFMDSRLIYTYCGIVLVAINPYESLPIYEADIINAYSGQNMGDMDPHIFAVAEEAYKQMARDERNQSIIVSGESGAGKTVSAKYAMRYFATVSCSSGEANVEERVLASSPIMEALGNAKTTRNDNSSRFGKYIEIGFDKKHCIIGANMRTYLLEKSRVVFQAHSERNYHIFYQLCASSHLPEFKDFKLGCADDFHCTNQGQSPVIDGVDDAKEMCNTRSAFSLLGINESDQMAIYQILAAILHLSNVEVKDQSADRCSILPDNMHLMVFCELMGVPCEEMAHWFCHRKLKTTTETFVKSVSKMSAINGRDALAKHIYARLFSRIVNSINSALKSAVKQHSFIGVLDIYGFETFDVNSFEQFCINYANEKLQQQFNQHVFKLEQEEYMKEEIPWTLIDFYDNQPCINLIEAKLGVLDLLDEEGKMPKGSDDTWAQKLYTLQKQHAHFDKPRLSNRAFIIHHFADKVEYQCVGFLEKNKDTVNEEQINVLKNSRFDLLLKLFEDDEKAASSTNKRTGVLGRAGQAQRENKKTVGLQFRQSLHLLMDTLNATTPHYVRCIKPNDHKASFTLDPVRAVQQLRACGILETIRISAAGFPSRWTYQEFFRRYRVLMKQKDVLSDRKQTCKNVLEKLIQDQDKYQFGKNKIFFRAGQVAYLEKLRSDKLRMACVRIQKTIRCWLARKKYLRMKESAITIQRHVRGHQARCYVKFLRRTRAALVIQRNVRMWATRRHYQQQRSAAIVIQCFLRAYMARKQYYELMFEQKAVVIQKWVRGWLCRQYFRNTVAAIVLLQSCVRRMRAKKELKKLKVEARSVEHFKKLNVGMENKILQLQHKINEQQKENRELSERLNAVEKTQALEREKQSREIKNLQRSEQETRAKAETLPSLLEQLSFLQHELDNTRREKGDLEEQTKVYKEQTQQVVEELNMKNSLLNSEKDELNKLILEQTQQITDVKTNIENTKQMEKDLTEERARYQSLLSEHLHLEERHRDLKEEMSLNINKSSHKRTDSNYSSNSSEFSQSLGSTEGEDSPVQTEDETQSTVDLPVLLKLQRRVKELEQDKQALWQQLDKKEEAQQEKAKKVEDQRTVGRAELDLETLKRQELESENKKLKQDLNELRKSLTSEDSASMPPAPGSLPYNILLEQLSSSNEELDMRKEEVLLLRSHMVRQEALKHKDSALGEGVNLDLEIPSFQDFNRSTDIHTLNEDGELWLAYEGLKETNRVLEHQMQEQEQFHNERYGKLLEEVNKLKKEKEQQQNLLTQSLLLSEEARIDASLKHEIARLANENLELMEQQEKQDKIMRKLRKQLKFYMKKVEDIEASAQQRHNASVTNAPVRAVNITRKEKEYQGMLEYREGDVSHLLKNVVIDLKPRGVAVSFIPGLPAYIIFMCLRYADNVNDDQRVSSLLNSTILSIKGVIKRRGNDFEVVSFWLANTCRLMHCLKQYSGDEVVMTHNTAKQNEHCLTNFELSEYQQVFGDLNIQIYRQLIKSMEDILQPLIVASMLEHETIQGVLGSKPTGLRKRSTSFPEEGAITVEVLLQRLSHFYTTMSQHGMDPDLMKQVVKQLFYIICAVTLNHLLLRKDMCSWSKGLQIRYNVWQLEEWLAERELADCGAKETLEPLVQAAQLLQIKKKTEADAQAICNMCTALTTAQILKVLTLYTPVIEFEERVSTDFITTIKNILKDKGESSALMMDAKKIFSITLLFTPSSVALETIQIPASLNLGFLTRI